The genomic segment CGCCGGCCACCACCTTCGGCGCGAAGGTGGTGCGCAGGCCGTGCCGGTGGCCGACCGCGCGGAGGGTCTCCCGCACCAGCACCAGCAGATCGGCCGCGCCGACCGGATCGGTGGCCGCCACGGACACCTCGAACTGGCCGACGGCGTACTCGGGGTGCAACTGCTCGACGGCGATGCCCTGCGCGCTCAGCGCTTCCAGGACCCCGCGCAGGTAGTCGGGCAGCTCGACGAGCCTGGCCATGCCGTAGGCGGGCCCCGAACTGGCCGGGACGAACTCGTCGCCGTCGCCGCGGGAGACGCACCATTCGACCTCGAAGGCGACCTGCGCGGTCAGCCCGGTGTCGGCCAGCCGGGTCACCGCCTGCTGGGCGAGCAGCCGCGGATCGCCAGGGTGCGGCGTGCCGTCCTGCTGGTAGCGGTCGGCCGGGGCCCAGGCCCAGCCGGGCTGGGCGGCCAGCGCGGTGAGGCGGTCCAGATCGGGGTGCAGCCGCAGGTCACCGGCCGGTCCGCCGGCGAAGCGGCCGGTCACCGCGGAGTCGTCGACCAGGTAGACGTCGAAGACCGGGGACGCGCCGATGCCCCAGGCGGCCGCGTGCCCCAGCCGGGCGGTCGGCACGGTCTTGACCCGGGTGACGCCGCTGGTGTCCACCCAGGTCACCGCGATCGCGGCGATCCCCCGTTCCCCGAGGTCGGCGGCGATCCCGCGCGCCTGCTCGGCCCGCGCCTCGCGGTCGTGCTGGTCCATCCCTCATACCCCTTCACCGTGGTCTGGACAGGGCACCAGTCTCGCGTGAACGATCAACTTTGTCGTCGGCTATCCGGTCGAGAGAGGACAGATGGACACCGAATTCCCGCTGGTCGATCACCATTGCCACGGGGTGATCCGGCGCGAAGCGGACCGGCACGCCTTCGAGTCGCTGCTCACCGAGGCGCCCGCGCCGAGCGCGCTCGGCGGCTCGCTGTTCGATTCACGCATCGGGCTGGCCGTCCGGCGCTGGTGCGCGCCCGTGCTGGACCTGGCCGCGCACGCTCCCGCCGACGAGTACCTCGCGCGACGGGCCGAACTGGGGCACCCGGAGGTCAACCGGCGGTTCCTCGGGGCGGCCGGGTTGAGCGCGCTGCTGGTGGACACCGGTTTCGAGCCGGAACCGCTGCTCGGGCCCGCGGAACTGGGTGAACTGGCCGGTGCGCCCGCGTACGAGATCGTCCGGCTGGAGCAGGTCGCCGAGCAGGTGCTGGCCGGTGGCGTGGCCGCCGGCGACTTCGCCGAGGCGCTTCGGACGCGCCTGGCGGCCCGGACCGCGAATGCCGTCGGCGTGAAGTCCATCGCCGCCTACCGCGTCGGCCTGGATCTGGCACCCGAGCGTCCAGCCCCGGCCGAGGTGACGGCGGCCGCCGGGCGGTTCCTGCGCGAGGGCGGCGGGCGGCTCGCCGACGAGGTGCTGCACCGCTTCCTCATCTGGTGCGGTGCCGACCTGGGCCTGCCCATCCAGTTCCACGTCGGCCTCGGCGACCCCGACGTGCGGCTGCGTGACTGCGACCCGCTGCTGCTCATGCCGTTGCTCCGCGCGTTGCAGCCCACCGGCGTGCCGGTGCTCCTGCTGCACAACTACCCGTTCCACCGGGAGGCGGGCTACCTGACGCAGGTGTTCGGCACGGTGTTCGCCGACATCGGCCTGGCCGCGCACAACCTCGGTGACCGCGCGGGCACACTGCTCGTGGAACTCACCGAGCTGGCGCCGTTCGGCAAGGTGCTCTACTCGTCCGACGCTTTCGGCCTGCCCGAGCTGTACTTCCTCGCCGCGACGCTCTTCCGGCGCGCGCTGGACGAGGTGCTGACGGGCGGGGTCGGGGCCGGGTCGTGGACCAGGGCGGACGCCGGCCGGTTCCGCGGCATGGTGGCCGGGGAGAACGCGCGCCGGGTCTACTTCCCCGGCTGAGCGCTCAGCCGAGCTTGGTGTTGGTGTCGAGCAGGAGCTGGCCGCCCACCGCGATCACCCGCACGATCTTCTCGACCGAGCCGCCGCTGTGGCTCACCGTGACCTTGATGTCGACCGAGCCGTCCGGGTTGTTTTCCCGCTTGTAGGCGGTGGCGCCCTTGGAGCCGACCGACTTGAACTGCGACCAGTACTGCTCGAAGGCTGCGGCACTGCCGTAGTCGGCCTGCCCGGCCGGGGTGAGCATGGCCCAGGAGGCGGCCGCCCCACCGGGCAGGTTGTAGAAGGCGATCACCTGCTGGCCGGCCGGGCCCCATTCCACCTTGCCGGAACTGGTGGTGTTCTGCTGCGACGGCTTGGCCGAGCTGGGCGGTGCCGACGACTCGGGCGGGGGCGGCTGCTGGCTGACGGCCGTGGGCGTGTTGGCCTGCGCGTTGGGGTCGGGGCCGCCGTCACCGCCGTTGGACAGCACGATGAACACGACCACCGCGACGACCAGCACCGCGGCACCGCCGGCGCTGAGCATGAGCGCCTTGCGCTTGGCCTCGGACTGCTGGGCCGGGGTGCGCCCGGAACTCAGCGCGGGCGGCGGGGCCGGAGCCGCGCCGGGAGCCGCGCCCGCCGGAACGGCCTTGGTCTGCTGCTGGGCCACCGCCGGGGCCGGTCTCTGCGGTGCGAAGGACGAGGTCGGGTTGACCGGCTTCGGCGCGGCGGCCACCGCGGCGGCGGACGGCGCGGCGGAGGTCTTGTCGTTCCTGGCCCACGGGGTGCGCGACACCGGGTTGCCCCCGGCGGGGGTCATCGGCTGGCGGCCGCCACCGGCGGCACCGAGCGCCGGGGAGACGGTGGTCGCGGCCTGCGAGTCACCCTCGCCCCTGGCCAGCGCGGCGAGCCGCTCGCGGGTCTCGGGCATGGTCGGCCGCTCACCGGGCTCGACCTGCAGCATGCTCATCAGCAGCGCGGTGGCCGCGCCGGACTTGCGCGGTGGCTCGACCTTGCCGTTGGCCGCCTTGTAGAGCAGCGCGAGCTGGTTCGTGGAGTTGCCGTAGGGCGCGACGCCCTCCAGCGCGTGGTAGAGCGTGGCGCCGAGCGCGAACACGTCCGACCCGGGCGACGGGTCGGCGCCGCGCGCCAGCTCGGGCGCCAGGTAGGCGGGCGTGCCGCCGATCAGCCCGGTCTGGGTGAGCGTGAGGTCACCGGCGGCGCGGGAGATGCCGAAGTCGGTGATCTTCGTGGTGCCGCCGTCGTCGATCAGGATGTTGCCGGGCTTGACGTCGCGGTGCACGATCCCCGCCCGGTGCGCGGCCACCAGCGCCGCGGCCACCTGTTCGCCGATCCGCGCCACCTGGGGCAGCGGCAGCGTCGGGTTCTCCGCCAGCACCGCGGCCAGGCTGCGCGAGGGCAGGTACTCCATGATCAGGCAGGGATCGCCGTCGTGCTGGGCGATGTCGAAGACCACGATGGCGTTCGGGTGCTGGAAGCGGGCCGCGTTCTTGGCCTCGCGCATGGCGCGCTGGCGGCTGTTGATCCGCTCGGCCTCGGACAGGCCGGGCTGGGCGAGGATCTGCTTGACCGCGACGGAACGCTCCAGGCGCTCGTCGATCGCCCGCCAGACGACCCCCATGGCGCCGCTGCCAATGTGCTCGACCAGGCGGTAGTGCCCTGCGATCAGCTGACCGGTGTCGATGGCAACTACTCCTCGTCAAGACGGTCCCGCATGGTGGCTGGTTCGGCGCGAGCAACCGCTCAGCGCACCCGATCGAGTGTAGCGGGCGCGGTTGGCGGAGCTGTCACGACACCGCGGCGTCGGGTGCGATGGATTCCGGATTTGTGCGCCGGATCACGCGGTACAGCCCGGTCGCGCCGATGAGCGCGAAGCCCGCGAAGGCAGCCAACAGTGCCGGGTGTGTGGTGCCGGTGAGGGCGTCGCCCACCAGCACGACCAGCACCGTTCCGGGCAGGCTGCCCAGCGCCGTGCCCGCCAGGTAGGGGCCGAACCGGACGGACAGCACGCCGCAGGCCCAGCTCATCGGGGCGAACGGGACGAAAGGGATCAACCGCAGCGAGGCGACCGCGAGCACGCCGCCGTCGGCCAGCCGCGCGTCCAGCGCCCGGACCCGGCCGCGCGCCAGGTGCCCGGCGACCCACTCGCGGCCCAGCAGCCGGGCCAGGCCGAACCCCAGTGCGGCGGAGATCACCGTGGCGAGCAGCGCCACGCCGATCCCGAGCACGTTGCCGAGCAGCAGGCCGGAGACCACGTTGAAGCTGGTGCGGGGGATGGGCGCCACGGTCAGCACCGAGTACGCGCCGAGCAGCAGCACCGGCGCGACCCAGCCGGCCCCGGTCGCCCAGGCCCGCAGCTGCGACGGCGCCGGGACGTCGACCACGAGCGCGGCCACCACCAGCGCCGCGAACAGCACGAGCGCGACGAGGAGTTTGGTGCGGCCGGTCATGGCGTCCACGGTAATCGGGGTGCGCCGGGGCACCGGCATGTGGTCCAGTGACCGGGTGATCGACATCCGACCCCTCCGCGACCAGCCGGACCTGGCCGGGGACCTGGTGACCCTTCGGCCGCTGGGCGAGTCGCACCTCGATGGCGTGTGGGGTGTGCTGCACGACCCGGAGACCATGCGCCTGACCGGCACGCACGCCGAGTTCACCCGTGACCAGGTGCGCGGCTACCTGGCGGGCCGGGCCGGGGTACACGATCGGGCGGACTACGCGGTCGTCCGCAACACCGACGGGGGCTACCTCGGCGAGGTCGTGCTGATGGACCTCGACGAGGACAACCGGTCGATGAACTTCCGGATCGCGCTGGGCGGGCACGCCTTCGGCCAGGGGTACGGCACCGAGGCGACCAGGCTGATCGTCGCGTTCGGACTGGACACCGTCGGCCTGCACCGCATCGGCCTGGAGGTCTACGACTTCAACCCGCGTGCCCGGCGGGTCTACGAGAAGTGCGGGTTCGTCCGGGAAGGGGTGCTGCGCGACGCCCTGTTCTGGGAGGGCGAATGGCACGACGCGGTGCAGATGTCCATCCTGGAGAGCGATCCGCGACTAGGTTGAGCGGGTGGCCAAACACGGTGACCCAGTCGAATACCAGGTCGGCGCGCGCACGGTGCGGGTGTCCAGCCCGGACAAGGTGTACTTCCCCGAGCGCGGCATCACCAAGCGGCAGGTGGTGGAGTACTACCTCGCCGTGGGGGGGCCGCTGCTGCGCGCGATCGGCGAACGGCCGACCACGCTCAAGCGCTACCCGGACGGCGTGACCGGCGAGCTGTTCTACGCCAAGCGCGTGCCCAAGGGCGCGCCGGACTGGGTGCAGAGCGTCAAGATCACCTTCCCGTCCGGCCGGACCGCCGAGGAGGTCTGCCCGACCGAGCCCGCGGTGTTCGCCTGGGCGGCGAACCTGGGCACCTTCGACTTCCACCCGTGGCCGGTGCGCCGCCCCGACGTCGACCACCCGGACGAACTGCGCATCGACGTCGACCCGCCGGAAGGGGCGCGGTTCGCCGACGCCGTCCGCGTCGCGGAGACCGTGCGCGAGGTGCTGGCCGACGCCGGGCTGACCGGTTACCCGAAGACCTCCGGCGGCCGCGGGGTGCACGTACTGGTGCGGATCCGGCCCGAATGGGACTTCATCGCCGTGCGGCACGCGGTCATCGCGCTGGGCCGAGAGGTGGAGCGCCGCATCCCCGACCTCGCCACCATCTCGTGGTGGAAGGAGGAACGCGGGGACCGGGTGTTCATCGACTACAACCAGGCCGCGCGGGACCGGACGGTGGCCTCGTCGTGGTCGGTGCGCGGCACCCCGCGGGCGACCGTGTCCACGCCGCTGACCTGGGACCAGCTCGCCGAGGCCGATCCGGACGAGTTCGACGTGCTGACCGTGCCGTCCTGGCTGGCCGAGCACGGGGACGCGCACGCCGGGATCGACGGTGAGGCGTTCGGCCTGGAGACGCTGCTGGAGTGGTACGACCGCGACGAGCGGGACACCGGGCAGGCGGAGATGCCGTACCCGCCGGACTACCCGAAGATGCCCGGCGAGCCGAAGCGCGTGCAGCCGAGCAAGGACCGGGACCGGCCGCGGTGAGCCGGCGGGCGGTCGCGTGGCTGACGGTGTGCCTCCTGGTGGTGGCCGCGGTACCGGCCGCGGCCGCCGGGGGCGCCGCGCTGCGGGTGCTGACCTACAACATCCACTCGGGCGTCGGCCTGGACGGGCGGCTCGACCTGGCGCGCACCGCGCGGGTGATCACCGACTCGCGGGCGGACGTGGTCGGCCTGCAGGAGGTCGACGTGCACTGGGGGGCGCGCAGCGGGTACGCCGACCAGGCCGCCGAACTGGCGCGGCGCACGGGGATGCGGGTGTTCTTCGCGCCCATCTACGACAAGGACCCCGAGCCGGGCCGCGCCGAGCGGCGGCGCTACGGCGTCGCGGTGCTGAGCCGCTTCCCGATCCGGCGCGCGGTCAACCACGCCATCACCCGCTTGTCCACTGTGGACACCGCCCCGGCCGGTCCGATGCCCGGCTTCGCCGAGGCCGAACTGGACGTGCGGGGCCGGGCGCTGCGGTTCTACGTCACACACCTGGACCACCGGCCGGACCCGGGAGTGCGGACCACCCAGGTCGCCGACATGCTGCGGTTGCTGGGGCCGGGCGTGCTGGCGGGCGACCTGAACGCGGGCCCGTCGGCCGCGGAACTGCAGCCGCTGTTCGCTCGCCTCCCGCCCACCTCCGTCGACGGCCTCACCTTCCCCGCCGACCACCCGGACCGGCGCCTGGACTACGTCCTGAGCACCCTCACCCCGGTCACCACCCGCATCCCCGCCGACCCCGTCGCCTCAGACCACCGTCCCGTCCACACCACCCTCCACCTCCCCACCCCCTAACCCGAACCTCACACTCCGGCACCCGAACCCCACGTCCAGGCACCCGAACCCCACGTTCACGCACCCGAGTCCCACGTTCACGCACCCGAACCTCACACTCGGGCACCCGAACCCCCACGTTCATGCACCCGAACCACACGTCACGCGCCCGAACCTCACACTCGGGCAGCCGAACCCCACGTTCATGCACCCGAGTCCTACATTCAGGCAGCCGAGCG from the Amycolatopsis magusensis genome contains:
- a CDS encoding glutamine synthetase family protein, which encodes MDQHDREARAEQARGIAADLGERGIAAIAVTWVDTSGVTRVKTVPTARLGHAAAWGIGASPVFDVYLVDDSAVTGRFAGGPAGDLRLHPDLDRLTALAAQPGWAWAPADRYQQDGTPHPGDPRLLAQQAVTRLADTGLTAQVAFEVEWCVSRGDGDEFVPASSGPAYGMARLVELPDYLRGVLEALSAQGIAVEQLHPEYAVGQFEVSVAATDPVGAADLLVLVRETLRAVGHRHGLRTTFAPKVVAGGVGNGGHVHLSLWRDGTNLMSDGDGWHGLTELAEAFGGGILDRLPGLLAIGAPSVASYLRLVPSHWAGPYRCWGWENREAALRLVSGEAGHGQRAANLEVKCFDGAANPYLVVAGLLAAGTAGIAEQAALPEPIQVDPASLPEGTVQRLPASLGEAATAFEADPALRKAFGEELVDTVLTVRRGELALFDGLSAEEVVARTRWRY
- a CDS encoding amidohydrolase; amino-acid sequence: MDTEFPLVDHHCHGVIRREADRHAFESLLTEAPAPSALGGSLFDSRIGLAVRRWCAPVLDLAAHAPADEYLARRAELGHPEVNRRFLGAAGLSALLVDTGFEPEPLLGPAELGELAGAPAYEIVRLEQVAEQVLAGGVAAGDFAEALRTRLAARTANAVGVKSIAAYRVGLDLAPERPAPAEVTAAAGRFLREGGGRLADEVLHRFLIWCGADLGLPIQFHVGLGDPDVRLRDCDPLLLMPLLRALQPTGVPVLLLHNYPFHREAGYLTQVFGTVFADIGLAAHNLGDRAGTLLVELTELAPFGKVLYSSDAFGLPELYFLAATLFRRALDEVLTGGVGAGSWTRADAGRFRGMVAGENARRVYFPG
- a CDS encoding serine/threonine-protein kinase; amino-acid sequence: MIAGHYRLVEHIGSGAMGVVWRAIDERLERSVAVKQILAQPGLSEAERINSRQRAMREAKNAARFQHPNAIVVFDIAQHDGDPCLIMEYLPSRSLAAVLAENPTLPLPQVARIGEQVAAALVAAHRAGIVHRDVKPGNILIDDGGTTKITDFGISRAAGDLTLTQTGLIGGTPAYLAPELARGADPSPGSDVFALGATLYHALEGVAPYGNSTNQLALLYKAANGKVEPPRKSGAATALLMSMLQVEPGERPTMPETRERLAALARGEGDSQAATTVSPALGAAGGGRQPMTPAGGNPVSRTPWARNDKTSAAPSAAAVAAAPKPVNPTSSFAPQRPAPAVAQQQTKAVPAGAAPGAAPAPPPALSSGRTPAQQSEAKRKALMLSAGGAAVLVVAVVVFIVLSNGGDGGPDPNAQANTPTAVSQQPPPPESSAPPSSAKPSQQNTTSSGKVEWGPAGQQVIAFYNLPGGAAASWAMLTPAGQADYGSAAAFEQYWSQFKSVGSKGATAYKRENNPDGSVDIKVTVSHSGGSVEKIVRVIAVGGQLLLDTNTKLG
- a CDS encoding TVP38/TMEM64 family protein, producing the protein MTGRTKLLVALVLFAALVVAALVVDVPAPSQLRAWATGAGWVAPVLLLGAYSVLTVAPIPRTSFNVVSGLLLGNVLGIGVALLATVISAALGFGLARLLGREWVAGHLARGRVRALDARLADGGVLAVASLRLIPFVPFAPMSWACGVLSVRFGPYLAGTALGSLPGTVLVVLVGDALTGTTHPALLAAFAGFALIGATGLYRVIRRTNPESIAPDAAVS
- a CDS encoding GNAT family N-acetyltransferase; amino-acid sequence: MASTVIGVRRGTGMWSSDRVIDIRPLRDQPDLAGDLVTLRPLGESHLDGVWGVLHDPETMRLTGTHAEFTRDQVRGYLAGRAGVHDRADYAVVRNTDGGYLGEVVLMDLDEDNRSMNFRIALGGHAFGQGYGTEATRLIVAFGLDTVGLHRIGLEVYDFNPRARRVYEKCGFVREGVLRDALFWEGEWHDAVQMSILESDPRLG
- the ligD gene encoding non-homologous end-joining DNA ligase — translated: MAKHGDPVEYQVGARTVRVSSPDKVYFPERGITKRQVVEYYLAVGGPLLRAIGERPTTLKRYPDGVTGELFYAKRVPKGAPDWVQSVKITFPSGRTAEEVCPTEPAVFAWAANLGTFDFHPWPVRRPDVDHPDELRIDVDPPEGARFADAVRVAETVREVLADAGLTGYPKTSGGRGVHVLVRIRPEWDFIAVRHAVIALGREVERRIPDLATISWWKEERGDRVFIDYNQAARDRTVASSWSVRGTPRATVSTPLTWDQLAEADPDEFDVLTVPSWLAEHGDAHAGIDGEAFGLETLLEWYDRDERDTGQAEMPYPPDYPKMPGEPKRVQPSKDRDRPR
- a CDS encoding endonuclease/exonuclease/phosphatase family protein — its product is MSRRAVAWLTVCLLVVAAVPAAAAGGAALRVLTYNIHSGVGLDGRLDLARTARVITDSRADVVGLQEVDVHWGARSGYADQAAELARRTGMRVFFAPIYDKDPEPGRAERRRYGVAVLSRFPIRRAVNHAITRLSTVDTAPAGPMPGFAEAELDVRGRALRFYVTHLDHRPDPGVRTTQVADMLRLLGPGVLAGDLNAGPSAAELQPLFARLPPTSVDGLTFPADHPDRRLDYVLSTLTPVTTRIPADPVASDHRPVHTTLHLPTP